A genome region from Mercenaria mercenaria strain notata chromosome 11, MADL_Memer_1, whole genome shotgun sequence includes the following:
- the LOC123532276 gene encoding splicing factor ESS-2 homolog, translating to MDLVKVCSKALVVAKPKGTLGPEKKKVNVLDEEKYTEELENIIEKDFFPDLPKMKAQSEYFEALENNDLVKLRELEMKYSKRPDTVNSIYSSPANFDTPDRGERPRTRRPDTGQSNVTSEKGGEKFFNSEKPESKVHLDSFLSKNTSEDNDSFSQILEESDKKHKEKHAWLFENETNRKSEEEDRLALPDIETQAAITDGKAGVDTWKYKTRNHVMYIPDGEDLSTQELLELKKKKPRKIVHENTRFHLSPWNTQKSKEVIKQAASEKALLHSGRIGHDGKELEVGMTPKVNGYGFVATPSPAPGVDESPLMTWGEIEGTPFQLDPKETPLVPSDAPAFKIPDVPKRDQLAFELAEKSSKQHRDKKKNALKLASRLASPTPGFSRKSSLERISSLSPAAQRLLGSRIGVRTGTDKALRESYSPSPTHRLPGYKTPKLTPRLTAKSKTPSSATPSGNSTPGSEHGGNVTPFLTDNLLQLPKKRVVSDEPIPDSQQGKKRPRATDFF from the exons atggatcTAGTAAAAGTATGCAGCAAGGCATTGGTAGTGGCAAAACCTAAAGGAACACTTGGTcctgaaaaaaagaaagtaaacgTTCTTGATGAGGAAAAATACACAGAG gaaTTGGAAAATATAATTGAGAAAGACTTCTTTCCTGATTTACCAAAGATGAAGGCCCAGTCAGAATATTTTGAAGCCCTTGAGAACAATGATCTTGTGAAACTGCGAGAGCTTGAAATGAAGTATTCTAAAAGACCAGATACTGTCAATTCCATTT ATTCTTCACCTGCCAATTTTGACACACCAGACCGAGGAGAAAGACCTCGAACTCGACGACCAGACACTGGGCAGAGCAATGTGACATCAGAAAAAGGAGGGGAGAAATTCTTTAATA GTGAAAAACCAGAGTCTAAAGTACATCTGGATTCATTCTTATCAAAGAATACAAGTGAAGATAATGATTCATTTTCCCAAATTCTGGAAGAGTCGGATAAGAAACACAAGGAAAAACATGCATGgctttttgaaaatgaaacaaacagaaaatcG GAAGAGGAAGACAGACTAGCGCTACCAGATATCGAGACACAAGCTGCCATTACAGATGGAAAAGCTGGGGTTGACACGTGGAAATACAAAACTAGAAATCACGTCATGTACATACCAGATGGAGAAGATCTTAGCACACAAGAACTCTTggaattgaagaagaaaaaacctCGGAAAATAGTGCATGAAAACACTCGGTTTCATTTAAGTCCTTGGAACACTCAAAAAAGTAAAGAAGTGATTAAGCAAGCTGCATCTGAAAAAGCACTGTTGCATTCTGGGAGAATAGGGCATGATGGGAAGGAACTTGAAGTTGGCATGACGCCAAAAGTGAATGGGTATGGTTTTGTTGCCACTCCTTCTCCCGCCCCTGGTGTTGATGAGTCCCCGCTGATGACCTGGGGAGAGATTGAAGGGACACCATTTCAGCTGGATCCTAAAGAGACACCCTTAGTTCCTTCAGATGCTCCAGCTTTTAAG ATACCAGATGTGCCAAAAAGAGACCAGTTGGCATTTGAATTAGCAGAGAAATCCAGTAAACAGCACAGGGACAAgaagaaaaatgctttaaaactgGCATCAAGACTTGCTAG TCCTACACCAGGGTTCAGTAGGAAAAGCTCACTGGAGAGGATCAGCTCCCTGTCTCCTGCAGCACAACGTCTGCTTGGAAGCCGGATAGGTGTTCGAACTGGAACAGACAAAGCCCTGAGGGAAAGTTACTCTCCATCTCCCACACATAGACTTCCTGGGTACAAAACCCCTAAATTGACTCCTAGACTAACCGCTAAATCAAAGACTCCATCCAGTGCAACTCCTAGTGGTAATTCTACACCCGGAAGTGAACATGGAGGAAATGTGACACCTTTCTTGACTGATAATTTATTACAGTTGCCAAAGAAACGTGTTGTGAGTGATGAACCTATTCCAGATAGTCAGCAAGGAAAAAAGAGACCGAGAGCAACTGACTTCTTCTGA
- the LOC123532143 gene encoding uncharacterized protein LOC123532143, with protein sequence MSQIPDYRQNVSLKLSQVFDEIGVNEKIVLKRRRLRLLDESLFTKTLQLHDKNVSVYFLGSRTEGTTTPDLDADMDCLHCEQDINVIPDWVEWEPGVTTLLMIQDETVSPGYCLLQRLRADTPLPVNDVLNEYFYRDRRGRILLKNTVINVSSFDGAVRHGPAQSTQGIQGRRDIDFVTAFPCKLCPVNNIQQGLDGWPSTDMKRYCSRAGCFVVGVGKKGSEPEELEWRISTSLAERCLMFNLNITQIRCYILMKMILKTFISPLFQDSISSFMCKTVLLRCIANTYAHEWRENNLLTCLTFCLSTLHSCVVNELCPHFFIPENNLMAGHFSPDTKPLILEALQYVVNSNGRALLEIHYDGLGFRLESKFNVIFGISTQAISIRMSGYFLKETDVNIEIFTTMLLLRTQNRKHILQVLQMLLTYIFKLHRKYLSSQRQDKIACTLIAQQLCKTLGSVLACSNIYLHGNVSIEALAWMSFGLNSDVSSGKLKLASVLYCVEDTINTEMILKDIEECYDLSVVEPVCSCLKFLAKRRGAFNRLSFHLNDELTLLKHISAFCVKFLPCEINCCPNELQYEIFRSTQEDLAYRGEDDWMDLAVVDSLPYLYFLQYKTYNSLRRHEDKQRALSNLAKTIDEEPNLGHRETALNLLGQCMEQEERHNDALRCYVRSLQVRRRNNAAKIHICRLLSTLINH encoded by the coding sequence aTGTCACAAATTCCTGATTACAGACAAAATGTGTCACTGAAACTATCTCAAGTATTTGATGAGATTGGAGTTAATGAGAAAATTGTGTTAAAGAGAAGAAGATTGAGACTACTGGATGAATCTTTATTCACAAAAACACTCCAATTACATGATAAGAATGTTTCTGTGTATTTCCTTGGTAGTCGAACAGAAGGTACAACAACACCAGACCTTGATGCAGACATGGACTGTCTTCACTGTGAGCAAGACATTAATGTGATACCAGACTGGGTGGAATGGGAACCTGGTGTAACAACTCTATTGATGATCCAGGATGAGACTGTATCCCCAGGTTACTGTTTGTTACAGCGTCTGAGAGCAGATACTCCTCTTCCAGTCAATGATGTACTGAATGAATATTTTTACAGGGACAGAAGAGGAAGAATACTGTTGAAGAATACAGTAATCAATGTTTCTTCTTTTGATGGAGCAGTTAGACATGGTCCAGCACAATCAACACAAGGAATACAAGGCCGTCGGGATATTGATTTTGTAACAGCTTTTCCCTGTAAATTATGTCCAGTAAATAACATTCAGCAAGGCCTTGATGGATGGCCTTCAACTGACATGAAAAGATACTGTAGCAGAGCTGGTTGTTTTGTTGTAGGGGTTGGAAAGAAAGGCAGTGAACCTGAGGAGcttgaatggagaatatctacATCTCTGGCTGAGAGGTGTTTAATGTTCAATCTGAATATTACACAGATTCGGTGTTATATCCTAATGAAAATGATTCTGAAAACTTTCATCAGTCCATTATTTCAAGattctatttcaagtttcatgtgtaaaactgtgTTACTCCGTTGTATAGCAAATACATATGCTCATGAATGGAGAGAGAACAATTTGCTTACATGCCTAACATTCTGTTTGTCAACATTACACAGCTGTGTTGTAAATGAACTGTGCCCGCATTTTTTCATCCCTGAAAACAACTTAATGGCAGGACATTTTTCACCTGATACTAAACCACTCATACTTGAAGCACTTCAGTATGTAGTGAACAGTAATGGAAGAGCATTACTCGAGATTCATTATGATGGACTTGGGTTTAGACTTGAAAGTAAGTTCAACGTTATATTTGGAATAAGTACACAAGCTATATCCATTCGTATGTCAGGATATTTCTTAAAAGAGACTGATGTGAATATTGAAATTTTCACCACCATGTTACTATTGCGAACACAAAATAGGAAACACATCCTACAAGTATTGCAGATGTTATTAACATACATATTCAAGCTCCACAGGAAGTATTTGTCAAGCCAAAGACAAGACAAAATAGCGTGTACTTTAATTGCACAACAGTTGTGTAAAACTCTAGGATCTGTTCTAGCCTGCTCAAACATTTATCTTCATGGCAATGTGTCGATAGAGGCTCTCGCATGGATGTCGTTTGGACTGAACTCTGATGTTTCATCTGGTAAACTGAAACTAGCATCAGTGTTATATTGTGTGGAAGATACTATAAATACTGAAATGATCCTGAAAGACATTGAAGAATGCTATGATCTCAGTGTGGTTGAACCTGTATGTAGCTGTCTTAAATTCCTAGCTAAAAGGAGAGGTGCATTCAACAGGTTATCTTTTCACCTAAATGATGAACTGacattattaaaacatatatctGCATTCTGTGTCAAATTTCTGCCATGTGAAATAAACTGTTGTCCAAATGAACTGCAGTATGAAATATTTAGATCTACACAGGAAGACTTGGCTTATAGAGGTGAAGATGATTGGATGGACTTGGCTGTTGTAGACTCCCTTCCATATCTCTACTTCCTACAATACAAGACCTACAACAGCCTAAGAAGACATGAGGATAAACAGAGAGCCCTTTCTAACCTTGCCAAGACCATTGATGAGGAACCCAACCTTGGACACAGGGAAACAGCCTTGAACTTGCTTGGACAGTGCATGGAACAAGAAGAAAGACATAATGATGCTTTAAGGTGCTATGTGAGATCTCTTCAGGTACGGAGAAGAAACAATGCTGCAAAGATCCACATTTGTAGACTTTTAAGCACATTGATAAATCATTAA